Proteins from one Colias croceus chromosome 22, ilColCroc2.1 genomic window:
- the LOC123701875 gene encoding RNA-binding protein pno1, with the protein MEVENINVDEFLPAKNPIKLKNLKRPADSEGGDGMDVEQQNGAETKTKRKRSKAKRPKKSAEPNETKVNMRKVAVPAHRYTPLKENWLKIFTPIVEHLLLQVRFNTKTRNVEIKIGPETKDIANLQKAADFVKAFVCGFEVEDALALLRLDDLFVETFEIKDVKTLQGDHLGRAIGRLAGKAGRTKFTIENVTKTRIVLADSKIHILGSYQNIALARRAICNLIMGSPPSKVYGNLRNVAKRVAERF; encoded by the exons ATGGAAGtggaaaatattaatgtagatGAATTTCTACCAGCAAAAAATCCGATAAAGCTGAAAAATCTCAAGCGTCCCGCAGATTCTGAAGGCGGTGATGGTATGGACGTAGAACAACAGAATGGCGCTGAAACTAAAACAAAACGTAAGCGATCTAAAGCAAAGAGACCGAAGAAGAGCGCAGAACCCAATGAAACTAAAGTAAATATGCGAAAAGTAGCAGTTCCAGCTCACAG atacacaccattaaaagaaaattggtTGAAGATATTCACACCGATTGTGGAGCACCTGCTTTTACAAGTCAGATTCAACACAAAAACGAGGaatgtagaaattaaaattggGCCAGAAACAAAAGATATTGCAAATCTACAGAAAGCTGCAGATTTTGTTaag GCTTTCGTCTGTGGGTTTGAAGTGGAAGACGCACTAGCACTGCTCAGGCTTGACGATTTATTTGTAGAGAcctttgaaattaaagatgtTAAAACGTTACAAGGCGATCACCTCGGCAGAGCTATAGGTAGATTAGCAGGCAAGGCCGGTCGTACCAAATTCACCATAGAGAATGTGACAAAGACAAGAATAGTGTTGGCAGActcaaaaattcacattttagGCAGTTATCAGAACATCGCTCTGGCAAGACGGGCTATATGCAACCTTATCATGGGATCACCTCCTTCGAAAGTGTACGGAAATTTGAGGAATGTTGCGAAGCGAGTGGCGGAGAGATTTTag
- the LOC123701800 gene encoding NADH dehydrogenase [ubiquinone] 1 alpha subcomplex subunit 10, mitochondrial, giving the protein MATLIRTTFVKVISPAQGGKIAGCTILQKRNISGKTLRESFPPRPPKPAPFDYVNKDYTWLRSLFDRTTHRFDENTKVVVVEGPVAAGKTEFAAALAEDLGMKHFPEANMDIHYIQQGVDLRTFNNKLPEDARSFEHIEFNMTPNHRLAGNYQIMMYMARYSQYIDAVAHLLNTGQGVVLERSPYSDFVFLEAMFSQKYISKGVRSVYYELRNTTIEDLLRPHLVIYLDIPVDKVVEAVKKRGHKHEVEGKALTVPFLQEMERQYKNKYLRDISTHAELLVYDWTGGGEVEVVVEDIERIDFDQYTHRDEPKLKDWRLPREVEWADQRMIFTNSKHIFMNQFNIPRTDVPELITSADDMHAYNQVVYSHPQLQFAQGYNKEAGDTGLAFKNKHPKYTEYF; this is encoded by the exons ATGGCCACACTTATTCGAACTACATTTGTGAAGGTGATCAGCCCTGCTCAGGGTGGCAAGATCGCAGGATGTACCATCTTGCAAAAGCGGAATATCAGTGGAAAAACTTTGAGGGAATCTTTCCCCCCTCGTCCACCTAAGCCCGCACCATTCGATTATGTTAACAAAGACTACACTTGGTTACGTAGTCTTTTCGACAGAACTACTCATAGATTCGATGAGAACACCAAAGTAGTCGTCGTCGAGGGCCCAGTGGCGGCTGGCAAGACTGAATTTGCGGCCGCGCTTGCAGAAGACCTTGGTATGAAGCATTTCCCTGAAGCCAACATGGACATCCATTACATTCAACAGGGAGTCGATCTGCGGACCTTTAACAATAAGTTGCCAGAGGACGCTAGAAGCTTTGAGCACATAGAATTCAACATGACACCTAATCATCGCTTGGCTGGTAACTACCAAATCATGATGTACATGGCTAGATACAGCCAGTATATTGATGCGGTGGCTCATTTGTTGAACACTGGCCAGGGTGTGGTATTGGAGCGATCCCCTTACTCCGACTTTGTATTCTTGGAGGCAATGTTCTCCCAGAAGTACATCAGCAAGGGTGTCCGTTCTGTGTACTATGAACTGAGGAACACAACCATTGAAGATTTGCTGCGTCCTCATTTGGTCATCTATCTAGATATACCAGTAGATAAG GTTGTAGAAGCAGTAAAAAAGCGCGGCCACAAACACGAAGTCGAGGGCAAAGCGCTCACCGTGCCGTTCCTCCAAGAAATGGAGCGTCAATACAAGAACAAGTACTTGCGCGATATATCCACACACGCGGAACTGCTTGTGTACGACTGGACCGGCGGTGGTGAGGTTGAAGtg GTTGTAGAAGACATTGAGCGTATAGACTTCGACCAATACACACACAGGGACGAGCCCAAACTGAAGGACTGGAGGCTGCCACGTGAAGTCGAATGGGCCGACCAGAGGATGATATTCACAAACAGCAAGCACATATTCATGAATCAGTTCAACATACCGAGAACTGATGTGCCCGAATTGATAACTAGTGCAGATGATATGCATGCGTATAACcag gtTGTATACTCTCACCCACAACTTCAGTTCGCGCAAGGCTACAACAAGGAAGCCGGTGACACTGGCCTCGCCTTCAAAAACAAACACCCCAAATACACGGAGTACTTCTAA
- the LOC123701681 gene encoding glutathione synthetase-like isoform X3: MHKVAHDDEFLEKTLQNALQVDDFTAKLYDVWLKVREEGIAQPISLGMLRSDIMLESRCPHTESQCAKHTPYCSWKQVEINSIASGFGHLGPVSREIQSYVLRQLGHGELIKNMPENRALSGLCSGIIEAYDLFAVPSAVVIFVVEEVSYNICDQRFHEFEISEKRPDIMIYRKTLGEIYEETELNDKKQLILDGQPVAVVYYRSGYEPDQYPSTKEWDARLRVERSSAIKCPSIHYQLAGTKKVQQALAAPGVLETFMSEGAMTSRVRDIFTGLYSLDFDDNGERAVEMALADAEKFVLKPQREGGGNNLYGADVKEALLRMRHSRERAAYILMERILPPLVSGYVVRPGATVPPPLSDLVSELGIFGVIIGNKDKIYCNRQVGHMLRTKLADANEGGVAAGLGALDSPYLLDL; encoded by the exons ATGCATAAA gTGGCACATGATGATGAATTCCTTGAGAAAACACTCCAGAATGCCCTACAAGTGGATGATTTTACAGCTAAGCTTTATGATGTTTGGTTAAAAGTTCGTGAAGAGGGAATAGCACAG CCGATATCATTAGGCATGCTGCGTTCGGACATCATGCTGGAGTCGCGTTGTCCGCACACGGAGAGCCAATGCGCGAAACACACGCCATACTGCTCGTGGAAGCAAGTGGAAATCAACAGCATTGCGTCCGGGTTTGGCCATCTTGGGCCAGTCTCGCGGGAGATACAAAG TTATGTCTTGAGGCAGTTAGGCCATGGGGAgctcattaaaaat ATGCCCGAAAACCGTGCGCTCTCCGGgctatgttcaggcatcataGAGGCGTACGATCTCTTCGCGGTCCCATCAGCGGTTGTCATATTCGTCGTGGAGGAGGTCTCTTACAATATATGCGACCAGAGGTTCCACGAATTTGAGATATCGGAGAAACGGCCCGACATTATG ATTTATAGGAAAACGTTGGGCGAAATATATGAAGAGACTGAATTGAATGATAAAAAGCAACTTATTTT AGATGGCCAGCCAGTGGCGGTAGTTTACTACAGGTCGGGGTACGAGCCAGATCAGTATCCTTCCACTAAGGAGTGGGACGCCAGACTGCGCGTGGAAAGATCCTc AGCGATAAAATGCCCCTCCATCCACTACCAACTGGCGGGCACTAAGAAGGTGCAGCAAGCTCTGGCCGCGCCCGGCGTGCTTGAAACATTCATGTCAGAAGGTGCGATGACGTCACGAGTGCGGGATATATTCACGGGCCTGTACTCGCTTGACTTCGACGATAATGGGGAAAGGGCCGTGGAAATGGCGCTCGCTGATGCTGAGAA gTTCGTCTTAAAACCGCAACGCGAAGGTGGCGGTAACAACTTGTATGGAGCTGATGTAAAAGAAGCGTTGTTACGGATGAGGCACAGTAGAGAGAGGGCTGCTTATATACTTATGGAGAGAATATTACCGCCTTTG GTATCTGGGTACGTAGTGCGTCCAGGTGCAACCGTGCCGCCGCCTTTGAGTGATTTGGTGTCAGAATTGGGCATTTTCGGCGTCATCATTGG GAACAAAGATAAGATATATTGCAACCGTCAAGTTGGTCACATGTTGCGAACTAAACTAGCGGACGCGAACGAAGGGGGCGTGGCCGCGGGACTCGGCGCTTTGGATTCACCATATTTActtgatttataa
- the LOC123701681 gene encoding glutathione synthetase-like isoform X4, with translation MSQSRLASCIPLPIDNKILISVVEKAKDWALMHGVGMRDKKHFSKDSIQIAPFVLLPSPFPRTEFTKAIDLQPVLNELMHKVAHDDEFLEKTLQNALQVDDFTAKLYDVWLKVREEGIAQPISLGMLRSDIMLESRCPHTESQCAKHTPYCSWKQVEINSIASGFGHLGPSLSLGLFRSDYLMQQPDSNRIKQVEFNTVAASFGAITSNLPAMYRYVLRQLGHGELIKNMPENRALSGLCSGIIEAYDLFAVPSAVVIFVVEEVSYNICDQRFHEFEISEKRPDIMIYRKTLGEIYEETELNDKKQLILDGQPVAVVYYRSGYEPDQYPSTKEWDARLRVERSSAIKCPSIHYQLAGTKKVQQALAAPGVLETFMSEGAMTSRVRDIFTGLYSLDFDDNGERAVEMALADAEKFVLKPQREGGGNNLYGADVKEALLRMRHSRERAAYILMERILPPLVSGYVVRPGATVPPPLSDLVSELGIFGVIIGNKDKIYCNRQVGHMLRTKLADANEGGVAAGLGALDSPYLLDL, from the exons ATGAGTCAATCACGTCTTGCATCATGTATACCATTGcctatagataataaaatacttataagtgTTGTTGAAAAGGCAAAAGATTGGGCTCTAATGCATGGTGTCGGGATGAGggataaaaaacatttttcaaagGATTCGATACAG ATTGCTCCCTTTGTTTTGCTACCATCCCCCTTTCCTCGCACAGAATTCACAAAAGCTATTGATTTGCAGCCAGTTTTGAATGAACTTATGCATAAA gTGGCACATGATGATGAATTCCTTGAGAAAACACTCCAGAATGCCCTACAAGTGGATGATTTTACAGCTAAGCTTTATGATGTTTGGTTAAAAGTTCGTGAAGAGGGAATAGCACAG CCGATATCATTAGGCATGCTGCGTTCGGACATCATGCTGGAGTCGCGTTGTCCGCACACGGAGAGCCAATGCGCGAAACACACGCCATACTGCTCGTGGAAGCAAGTGGAAATCAACAGCATTGCGTCCGGGTTTGGCCATCTTGGGCCA TCGCTCAGCCTCGGCCTGTTCCGTTCGGATTATCTGATGCAGCAGCCGGACAGCAATCGGATAAAACAAGTGGAATTTAACACGGTCGCGGCGAGTTTTGGCGCCATCACGTCAAACCTGCCCGCCATGTATCG TTATGTCTTGAGGCAGTTAGGCCATGGGGAgctcattaaaaat ATGCCCGAAAACCGTGCGCTCTCCGGgctatgttcaggcatcataGAGGCGTACGATCTCTTCGCGGTCCCATCAGCGGTTGTCATATTCGTCGTGGAGGAGGTCTCTTACAATATATGCGACCAGAGGTTCCACGAATTTGAGATATCGGAGAAACGGCCCGACATTATG ATTTATAGGAAAACGTTGGGCGAAATATATGAAGAGACTGAATTGAATGATAAAAAGCAACTTATTTT AGATGGCCAGCCAGTGGCGGTAGTTTACTACAGGTCGGGGTACGAGCCAGATCAGTATCCTTCCACTAAGGAGTGGGACGCCAGACTGCGCGTGGAAAGATCCTc AGCGATAAAATGCCCCTCCATCCACTACCAACTGGCGGGCACTAAGAAGGTGCAGCAAGCTCTGGCCGCGCCCGGCGTGCTTGAAACATTCATGTCAGAAGGTGCGATGACGTCACGAGTGCGGGATATATTCACGGGCCTGTACTCGCTTGACTTCGACGATAATGGGGAAAGGGCCGTGGAAATGGCGCTCGCTGATGCTGAGAA gTTCGTCTTAAAACCGCAACGCGAAGGTGGCGGTAACAACTTGTATGGAGCTGATGTAAAAGAAGCGTTGTTACGGATGAGGCACAGTAGAGAGAGGGCTGCTTATATACTTATGGAGAGAATATTACCGCCTTTG GTATCTGGGTACGTAGTGCGTCCAGGTGCAACCGTGCCGCCGCCTTTGAGTGATTTGGTGTCAGAATTGGGCATTTTCGGCGTCATCATTGG GAACAAAGATAAGATATATTGCAACCGTCAAGTTGGTCACATGTTGCGAACTAAACTAGCGGACGCGAACGAAGGGGGCGTGGCCGCGGGACTCGGCGCTTTGGATTCACCATATTTActtgatttataa
- the LOC123701681 gene encoding glutathione synthetase-like isoform X1, with amino-acid sequence MSQSRLASCIPLPIDNKILISVVEKAKDWALMHGVGMRDKKHFSKDSIQIAPFVLLPSPFPRTEFTKAIDLQPVLNELMHKVAHDDEFLEKTLQNALQVDDFTAKLYDVWLKVREEGIAQPISLGMLRSDIMLESRCPHTESQCAKHTPYCSWKQVEINSIASGFGHLGPVSREIQSYVLRQLGHGELIKNMPENRALSGLCSGIIEAYDLFAVPSAVVIFVVEEVSYNICDQRFHEFEISEKRPDIMIYRKTLGEIYEETELNDKKQLILDGQPVAVVYYRSGYEPDQYPSTKEWDARLRVERSSAIKCPSIHYQLAGTKKVQQALAAPGVLETFMSEGAMTSRVRDIFTGLYSLDFDDNGERAVEMALADAEKFVLKPQREGGGNNLYGADVKEALLRMRHSRERAAYILMERILPPLVSGYVVRPGATVPPPLSDLVSELGIFGVIIGNKDKIYCNRQVGHMLRTKLADANEGGVAAGLGALDSPYLLDL; translated from the exons ATGAGTCAATCACGTCTTGCATCATGTATACCATTGcctatagataataaaatacttataagtgTTGTTGAAAAGGCAAAAGATTGGGCTCTAATGCATGGTGTCGGGATGAGggataaaaaacatttttcaaagGATTCGATACAG ATTGCTCCCTTTGTTTTGCTACCATCCCCCTTTCCTCGCACAGAATTCACAAAAGCTATTGATTTGCAGCCAGTTTTGAATGAACTTATGCATAAA gTGGCACATGATGATGAATTCCTTGAGAAAACACTCCAGAATGCCCTACAAGTGGATGATTTTACAGCTAAGCTTTATGATGTTTGGTTAAAAGTTCGTGAAGAGGGAATAGCACAG CCGATATCATTAGGCATGCTGCGTTCGGACATCATGCTGGAGTCGCGTTGTCCGCACACGGAGAGCCAATGCGCGAAACACACGCCATACTGCTCGTGGAAGCAAGTGGAAATCAACAGCATTGCGTCCGGGTTTGGCCATCTTGGGCCAGTCTCGCGGGAGATACAAAG TTATGTCTTGAGGCAGTTAGGCCATGGGGAgctcattaaaaat ATGCCCGAAAACCGTGCGCTCTCCGGgctatgttcaggcatcataGAGGCGTACGATCTCTTCGCGGTCCCATCAGCGGTTGTCATATTCGTCGTGGAGGAGGTCTCTTACAATATATGCGACCAGAGGTTCCACGAATTTGAGATATCGGAGAAACGGCCCGACATTATG ATTTATAGGAAAACGTTGGGCGAAATATATGAAGAGACTGAATTGAATGATAAAAAGCAACTTATTTT AGATGGCCAGCCAGTGGCGGTAGTTTACTACAGGTCGGGGTACGAGCCAGATCAGTATCCTTCCACTAAGGAGTGGGACGCCAGACTGCGCGTGGAAAGATCCTc AGCGATAAAATGCCCCTCCATCCACTACCAACTGGCGGGCACTAAGAAGGTGCAGCAAGCTCTGGCCGCGCCCGGCGTGCTTGAAACATTCATGTCAGAAGGTGCGATGACGTCACGAGTGCGGGATATATTCACGGGCCTGTACTCGCTTGACTTCGACGATAATGGGGAAAGGGCCGTGGAAATGGCGCTCGCTGATGCTGAGAA gTTCGTCTTAAAACCGCAACGCGAAGGTGGCGGTAACAACTTGTATGGAGCTGATGTAAAAGAAGCGTTGTTACGGATGAGGCACAGTAGAGAGAGGGCTGCTTATATACTTATGGAGAGAATATTACCGCCTTTG GTATCTGGGTACGTAGTGCGTCCAGGTGCAACCGTGCCGCCGCCTTTGAGTGATTTGGTGTCAGAATTGGGCATTTTCGGCGTCATCATTGG GAACAAAGATAAGATATATTGCAACCGTCAAGTTGGTCACATGTTGCGAACTAAACTAGCGGACGCGAACGAAGGGGGCGTGGCCGCGGGACTCGGCGCTTTGGATTCACCATATTTActtgatttataa
- the LOC123701681 gene encoding glutathione synthetase-like isoform X2 encodes MSQSRLASCIPLPIDNKILISVVEKAKDWALMHGVGMRDKKHFSKDSIQIAPFVLLPSPFPRTEFTKAIDLQPVLNELMHKVAHDDEFLEKTLQNALQVDDFTAKLYDVWLKVREEGIAQSLSLGLFRSDYLMQQPDSNRIKQVEFNTVAASFGAITSNLPAMYRYVLRQLGHGELIKNMPENRALSGLCSGIIEAYDLFAVPSAVVIFVVEEVSYNICDQRFHEFEISEKRPDIMIYRKTLGEIYEETELNDKKQLILDGQPVAVVYYRSGYEPDQYPSTKEWDARLRVERSSAIKCPSIHYQLAGTKKVQQALAAPGVLETFMSEGAMTSRVRDIFTGLYSLDFDDNGERAVEMALADAEKFVLKPQREGGGNNLYGADVKEALLRMRHSRERAAYILMERILPPLVSGYVVRPGATVPPPLSDLVSELGIFGVIIGNKDKIYCNRQVGHMLRTKLADANEGGVAAGLGALDSPYLLDL; translated from the exons ATGAGTCAATCACGTCTTGCATCATGTATACCATTGcctatagataataaaatacttataagtgTTGTTGAAAAGGCAAAAGATTGGGCTCTAATGCATGGTGTCGGGATGAGggataaaaaacatttttcaaagGATTCGATACAG ATTGCTCCCTTTGTTTTGCTACCATCCCCCTTTCCTCGCACAGAATTCACAAAAGCTATTGATTTGCAGCCAGTTTTGAATGAACTTATGCATAAA gTGGCACATGATGATGAATTCCTTGAGAAAACACTCCAGAATGCCCTACAAGTGGATGATTTTACAGCTAAGCTTTATGATGTTTGGTTAAAAGTTCGTGAAGAGGGAATAGCACAG TCGCTCAGCCTCGGCCTGTTCCGTTCGGATTATCTGATGCAGCAGCCGGACAGCAATCGGATAAAACAAGTGGAATTTAACACGGTCGCGGCGAGTTTTGGCGCCATCACGTCAAACCTGCCCGCCATGTATCG TTATGTCTTGAGGCAGTTAGGCCATGGGGAgctcattaaaaat ATGCCCGAAAACCGTGCGCTCTCCGGgctatgttcaggcatcataGAGGCGTACGATCTCTTCGCGGTCCCATCAGCGGTTGTCATATTCGTCGTGGAGGAGGTCTCTTACAATATATGCGACCAGAGGTTCCACGAATTTGAGATATCGGAGAAACGGCCCGACATTATG ATTTATAGGAAAACGTTGGGCGAAATATATGAAGAGACTGAATTGAATGATAAAAAGCAACTTATTTT AGATGGCCAGCCAGTGGCGGTAGTTTACTACAGGTCGGGGTACGAGCCAGATCAGTATCCTTCCACTAAGGAGTGGGACGCCAGACTGCGCGTGGAAAGATCCTc AGCGATAAAATGCCCCTCCATCCACTACCAACTGGCGGGCACTAAGAAGGTGCAGCAAGCTCTGGCCGCGCCCGGCGTGCTTGAAACATTCATGTCAGAAGGTGCGATGACGTCACGAGTGCGGGATATATTCACGGGCCTGTACTCGCTTGACTTCGACGATAATGGGGAAAGGGCCGTGGAAATGGCGCTCGCTGATGCTGAGAA gTTCGTCTTAAAACCGCAACGCGAAGGTGGCGGTAACAACTTGTATGGAGCTGATGTAAAAGAAGCGTTGTTACGGATGAGGCACAGTAGAGAGAGGGCTGCTTATATACTTATGGAGAGAATATTACCGCCTTTG GTATCTGGGTACGTAGTGCGTCCAGGTGCAACCGTGCCGCCGCCTTTGAGTGATTTGGTGTCAGAATTGGGCATTTTCGGCGTCATCATTGG GAACAAAGATAAGATATATTGCAACCGTCAAGTTGGTCACATGTTGCGAACTAAACTAGCGGACGCGAACGAAGGGGGCGTGGCCGCGGGACTCGGCGCTTTGGATTCACCATATTTActtgatttataa